From the Salmo trutta chromosome 2, fSalTru1.1, whole genome shotgun sequence genome, one window contains:
- the LOC115159072 gene encoding leucine zipper putative tumor suppressor 2 homolog gives MALIQALPMPAERHHTPRRHPSASHTPTNLPSTSPASNSQEAMGSVSSLIAHRSGPAYMEHQYRPVDISPEPGTSRLHRTTLGATSCLGSSDTSQDPLLSSLTPPGNRKPLMVIGSSKDSGTNGNYSYLNQHYVGDWNDNHVANGSPRAGIDLEEAKEGQLGSLNGNVGGAPPKLVLVSGKLEKNMEKTVIRPTAFKPVIPKSRNSMQYLSPRHDRSSLSDSQNNLNLLSPGSQTDTLSPCSEKRTSYSGGRHVGGGSQTCSMSDSGRNSLSSLPPYGSIPYNLPPADTPLVSGHLEPMKTAPGNVHGHSNSDSGRSSSSKSTGSGSLSGRVQPLSDSGSSGRSPAPVEGGYEGVVRDLEDKLRERDVELQQLRDNLDENEMAICQVYEEKQKRCELELEELRQTCATRMQTHSQKAQRAQQVLQLQVFQLQQEKKKLQEDFSQLLQEREQLEERCTSYEHEKIDLGPRLEETKWEVCQKSGEISLLKQQLKDVQGELAQRVGEIVSLRGQLRDSRGELATSQALLQEATSAGRLRTLELEVCQNELQRRKSEAQLLRQKVGRLEEETARLRADAAADQTSLQAPTHNGSGGRQCQAFPEGEEPHLLTYESDEAKRAYESEALQSLRVQMESLRAELATERQRGEEQACSFEEEHRVWQEEKDKVIQYQKQLQQNYVGMYRKNRELEGMLRELSLELETRDELEEQDEGSGNEINFDEITATEI, from the exons ATGGCCCTGATTCAGGCTCTACCCATGCCGGCTGAGCGTCACCACACCCCCCGCCGCCACCCCTCTGCCTCCCACACGCCCACTAACCTCCCCTCCACCTCACCCGCCTCCAACTCCCAGGAGGCCATGGGCTCCGTCAGCAGCCTCATCGCCCACCGCTCCGGCCCGGCCTACATGGAGCATCAATACCGGCCCGTTGATATCAGTCCCGAGCCGGGCACTTCCAGGCTCCACAGAACCACATTGGGTGCCACTTCTTGCCTGGGCTCCTCTGACACATCCCAGGATCCGCTGCTCAGTAGCCTCACTCCGCCTGGCAACAGGAAGCCCTTGATGGTGATTGGCTCCAGTAAGGACAGCGGGACCAATGGGAATTACTCGTATCTGAACCAGCACTATGTGGGGGACTGGAATGACAACCATGTGGCTAACGGAAGCCCAAGGGCCGGGATTGACCTCGAGGAGGCCAAGGAGGGGCAGCTGGGGAGCCTCAACGGGAACGTAGGAGGAGCCCCGCCCAAACTGGTCCTCGTATCGGGGAAGCTGGAGAAG AACATGGAGAAAACAGTGATCCGGCCCACCGCCTTCAAACCCGTCATCCCCAAGAGCCGCAACTCCATGCAGTACCTCTCCCCTCGCCATGACCGGTCCAGCCTATCAGACAGCCAGAACAATCTCAACCTGTTGTCACCTGGTAGCCAGACAGACACTTTGTCGCCCTGCTCGGAGAAACGCACCTCCTACAGCGGCGGGCGCCACGTGGGCGGGGGCAGCCAGACCTGCTCCATGTCTGACTCTGGCCGGAACTCCCTGTCGAGCCTGCCACCCTATGGCAGCATCCCCTACAATCTACCGCCCGCAGACACCCCGCTTGTCAGTGGCCACCTAGAGCCCATGAAGACGGCGCCCGGCAATGTGCACGGGCACTCCAACTCAGATAGCGGGCGCTCCTCGTCCAGTAAGAGCACAGGGTCGGGGTCGCTGAGCGGGCGTGTCCAGCCTCTGTCGGACAGCGGGTCGAGCGGGCGGTCGCCAGCCCCCGTGGAGGGGGGGTACGAGGGGGTGGTGAGGGACCTGGAGGATAagctgagggagagagacgtGGAGCTGCAGCAGCTCCGAGACAACCTGGACGAGAACGAGATGGCCATTTGTCAG gtgtATGAGGAGAAGCAGAAGCGCTGTGAGCTGGAGCTGGAGGAGCTGCGTCAGACCTGCGCCACACGGATGCAGACACACTCCCAGAAGGCCCAGCGTGCCCAGCAGGTGCTCCAGCTGCAGGTCTTCCAGCTGCAGCAGGAGAAGAAGAAGCTGCAGGAGGACTTCAGCCAGTTGCTGCAGGAGAGGGAGCAGCTGGAGGAGCGCTGCACCTCCTACGAGCATGAGAAGATCGACCTAGGGCCCCGGCTGGAGGAGACCAAGTGGGAG GTGTGTCAGAAGTCTGGGGAGATCTCCTTGCTGAAGCAGCAGCTGAAGGATGTCCAGGGGGAGCTGGCTCAGCGCGTGGGGGAGATTGTCTCTCTGCGTGGCCAGCTTCGGGACTCCCGTGGCGAGCTCGCCACAAGCCAGGCCCTACTACAGGAGGCCACCTCCGCCGGCCGCCTGCGCACCCTGGAGCTGGAGGTGTGCCAGAATGAGCTGCAGCGCCGCAAGAGTGAGGCCCAGCTCCTCCGCCAGAAGGTGGGCCGCCTGGAGGAGGAGACAGCCCGCCTCCGCGCTGACGCCGCGGCAGATCAGACAAGCCTCCAGGCCCCCACCCACAATGGTAGTGGAGGCAGGCAGTGCCAGGCCTTCCCGGAGGGGGAGGAGCCACATTTGTTGACCTATGAGAGCGACGAGGCCAAGCGGGCCTATGAGAGCGAGGCCCTCCAAAGCCTCCGGGTGCAGATGGAGAGTCTGAGGGCGGAGTTAGCCACAGAACGCCAGCGGGGGGAGGAGCAGGCGTGCAGCTTTGAGGAGGAGCACAGGGTCTGGCAGGAGGAAAAGGACAAGGTGATCCAGTACCAGAAGCAGCTGCAGCAGAACTACGTGGGGATGTACCGGAAGAACCGGGAGCTGGAGGGAATGCTGCGGGAGCTCAGTCTAGAACTGGAGACCCGGGACGAGCTGGAGGAGCAGGATGAAGGCAGTGGCAACGAGATCAACTTTGACGAGATCACCGCTACTGAGATCTGA